In one Notolabrus celidotus isolate fNotCel1 chromosome 1, fNotCel1.pri, whole genome shotgun sequence genomic region, the following are encoded:
- the LOC117816974 gene encoding G0/G1 switch protein 2-like: MGSLQELIPFAKEMLSQKPSRGLLKVYLVGSVFAVLGTVIGLVETVCHPFSSGEPIDAEMLLMLAKEQRTVKADLQRGVGGQEEEEEVEEEDKGVTTKSMILSKNQGLSQRSISNRLHAS; encoded by the coding sequence ATGGGAAGTCTACAGGAGTTGATCCCCTTCGCCAAAGAGATGCTGAGTCAGAAACCCAGCCGGGGTCTGCTGAAGGTCTACCTGGTGGGCTCTGTGTTTGCAGTCCTGGGGACGGTCATCGGCCTGGTGGAAACCGTGTGTCACCCCTTCTCCTCTGGTGAACCCATAGACGCAGAGATGCTCCTAATGCTGGCCAAGGAGCAGAGaactgttaaggctgatttacagCGCGGTGTGGGCGgccaggaggaagaggaggaggtggaggaggaagacaagggTGTCACAACTAAGAGCATGATTCTGTCCAAGAATCAAGGACTCAGCCAAAGGAGCATTTCCAACAGACTGCACGCTTCCTAA